GGGTGGCGAAATAAGCAATCAGAGCCGTCACGAGCAACATTTTTCCTGCACCTTTTCCGATGTCGGCAATAGCCACCGTCACCAGTCCGACGATAATCAGTGGGATAGAGAAATTGAGAAACTCACTGAAAATGCCATTGAAAGTAACGAATATTCGTACTAGCGGAGCCGGGAAAAAAGTACCGATGGCAATGCCCAAAATGATGGCAATAACGATGCGTGCCAACAAACCGATTTTGATCTTCTTCATCCTTGATTTTATTTGTAGACCACAAAAATAATATTTTAATCTAAAATATTGCGAACAAATGTCCTTTTCAACTGTTACTAAGATAACGAATATTCAAAATATACAAGTTATGGCAAATCAGAATAAAACAGATATCGGACTTATCGGCTTGGCTGTGATGGGCGAGAATCTTGCTTTAAACATGGAGAGTAAGGGGTGGCACGTATCGGTTTATAACCGTACAGTTCCCGGAGTAGAGGAAGGAGTGGTAGAGCGCTTCATGAATGGCCGCGCAAAAGGTAAAAACGTCGAAGGATTCACAGATATAAAAGCATTTGTAGATTCGATAGCTATTCCCCGTAAGATAATGATGATGGTTCGTGCCGGAAGTCCGGTTGACGAACTGATGGATCAGCTTTTCCCGTTGCTTTCACCGGGAGACATTCTTATTGATGGTGGTAACTCCAATTACGAAGATACCAACCGCCGCGTCAAACTGGCGGAGTCGAAAGGATTTCTTTTCGTTGGTAGCGGAGTGTCCGGCGGTGAGGAAGGAGCCTTGAATGGAGCTTCTATCATGCCCGGCGGTTCGGAGAAAGCATGGCCGGAAGTGAAACCGATCCTTCAAAGCATTGCGGCAAAAGCACCGGACGGCACTCCCTGTTGTCAATGGGTGGGGCCTGCCGGATCGGGTCATTTTGTGAAGATGATCCACAACGGTATCGAATATGGTGATATGCAATTGATTGCCGAAGCCTATTGGGTGATGAAAAAGTTGTTGGATCTGACCAATGAGGAAATGGCTGATGTCTTTGCCCGTTGGAACGAAGGTAAACTGCGCAGCTATCTGATCGAAATCACCGCCAACATTCTGCGGCATAAAGACAAATCCGGAGGTTATCTTATTGATAAAATCCTGGATGCGGCCGGACAGAAAGGAACCGGCAAATGGTCGGTCATCAACGCTATGGAGCTCGGTATGCCGTTAGGACTGATTGCCACAGCGGTATTCGAACGAAGTCTTTCTGCGCAGAAAGACTTGCGTCATCTGGCTTCCAGACAATATCAGTGTCAACATACACAACCTATATATAATAAGGTGGAACTCGTAAAGAATATATTTTCTGCTCTTTATGCTTCCAAACTCGTCTCTTATGCCCAAGGATTCGCCGTGTTGCA
The Bacteroides luhongzhouii DNA segment above includes these coding regions:
- the gnd gene encoding decarboxylating NADP(+)-dependent phosphogluconate dehydrogenase, coding for MANQNKTDIGLIGLAVMGENLALNMESKGWHVSVYNRTVPGVEEGVVERFMNGRAKGKNVEGFTDIKAFVDSIAIPRKIMMMVRAGSPVDELMDQLFPLLSPGDILIDGGNSNYEDTNRRVKLAESKGFLFVGSGVSGGEEGALNGASIMPGGSEKAWPEVKPILQSIAAKAPDGTPCCQWVGPAGSGHFVKMIHNGIEYGDMQLIAEAYWVMKKLLDLTNEEMADVFARWNEGKLRSYLIEITANILRHKDKSGGYLIDKILDAAGQKGTGKWSVINAMELGMPLGLIATAVFERSLSAQKDLRHLASRQYQCQHTQPIYNKVELVKNIFSALYASKLVSYAQGFAVLQRASDAFDWHLDLASIARMWRGGCIIRSIFLNDIAAAFEATDKPKHLLLAPYFKEEMKTLLPGWKSLVAEAMKEELPVPAFSSALNYFYSLTSADLPANLVQAQRDYFGAHTFERKDELRGQFFHENWTGHGGDTKSGTYNV